A stretch of Methanococcus voltae PS DNA encodes these proteins:
- a CDS encoding thymidylate synthase, which yields MLILKKKSVKNAFEELIPKILNEGIDMTTEDGQKCKEIMNTVIEITDPANMDVSSKYPLGENAIKSYTNQLINGCSTEFVYDYHERIFEYPNQDKTEKFDQIDYIVGKLSENHSSRRAIAITWNPYIDTQVKDVPCLQFIEFLVRNDELYMTVLFRSNDAYLAFHANALGLIALGQTVADKLNIPLKKYTHHSVSMHVYVKRDIDNLRKDFKI from the coding sequence TTGTTAATTTTAAAAAAGAAATCTGTTAAAAACGCTTTTGAAGAATTGATACCTAAAATATTAAATGAAGGTATTGATATGACTACAGAAGACGGTCAAAAATGTAAGGAAATTATGAATACCGTTATTGAGATTACAGACCCTGCAAATATGGATGTGTCTTCAAAATATCCTCTCGGTGAAAATGCGATTAAATCATATACTAATCAGCTTATAAATGGCTGTAGTACAGAATTTGTTTACGACTACCATGAACGTATTTTTGAATACCCAAATCAAGATAAAACCGAGAAATTTGACCAAATAGACTATATTGTAGGTAAGCTTTCGGAAAATCACAGTTCTAGAAGGGCTATAGCTATTACGTGGAATCCATACATTGATACACAAGTTAAAGACGTTCCTTGCTTGCAGTTTATCGAATTTTTAGTGAGAAACGATGAGCTATATATGACTGTTTTATTTAGAAGTAATGACGCATATTTAGCTTTCCACGCTAATGCACTTGGTTTAATTGCACTTGGTCAAACTGTTGCTGATAAATTGAACATTCCATTAAAAAAGTATACTCATCATAGTGTTTCAATGCACGTCTATGTTAAAAGAGATATTGATAATTTAAGAAAAGATTTTAAAATTTAA